A genomic region of Palaemon carinicauda isolate YSFRI2023 chromosome 11, ASM3689809v2, whole genome shotgun sequence contains the following coding sequences:
- the LOC137649206 gene encoding general transcription factor II-I repeat domain-containing protein 2A-like translates to MSLLNDLNVKLKGEKYTISNLISAIRAFQKKNALFKDDIQSQLFHFPRLLEERRDEKDTKYVQFIEELIDNFKVRFDDFVLGKQLLLFIQNPFLVTDITEFSVEANLTWKWVHAAKIQLELTDFQENVALKQVFCDCTPESFWSKEGSPANFLTLHRLAVQILTMFGSTYCCESAFSTMNLVKNNFLSCMTNEHLHHCLRLAITPLVPKFRELEKSKKCNFSH, encoded by the coding sequence ATGTCACTTTTGAATGATCTCAATGTCAAACTGAAAGGGGAAAAATACACTATCTCCAACTTGATCTCAGCAATTCgagctttccagaaaaaaaatgcacttttcaaggacgatattcagagccaacttttccattttccaagacttttggaggaacgtagagatgaaAAAGACACTAAATATGTCCAATTTATTGAGGAGCTGATCGACAATTTTAAGGTTCGCTTTGATGATTTTGTTCTTGGAAAACAGTTGCTGCTGTTCATTCAAAACCCTTTTCTAGTGACAGATATCACAGAATTTTCAGTCGAAGCAAATCTCACTTGGAAATGGGTACATGCTGCTAAAATCCAACTGGAACTTACTGACTTTCAAGAGAATGTAGCGCTGAAACAAGTATTCTGTGATTGTACACCAGAATCATTTTGGTCAAAAGAAGGATCCCCTGCTAATTTTCTTACTCTTCACAGATTAGCAGTGCAAATTCTCACGATGTTTGGCTCCACTTACTGCTGCGAATCTGCTTTCTCAACTATGAACCTAGTGAAGAACAATTTTCTCTCCTGTATGACCAATGAACACCTCCACCACTGTCTTCGACTCGCTATTACTCCATTAGTACCAAAATTTCGGGAACTAGAAAAGAGCAAAAAGTGcaatttctctcactaa